The Syntrophobacterales bacterium nucleotide sequence CATCATTCTCAAGAGCTTTGGTTTTCGGAAGATTATGGTTGACGGGCAGGTAGTACAACCTGGAACCGTTGACTTGAGGGGGCCGACAACCGTAATGAGCGCAATCGCCCAGGCGCGCGGGGCGAAGGAGACCGCAAGGTTGAGCAACATCATAGTGATTCGAAAAGATTTCAACGGGAAGCCTGCAGGTACGAACGTAGATCTGCAAAAAGTGATTGACGGGACAGATTTTAGCCAAGATATCACTCTCATGCCTTATGACATAGTCTATGTGCCCAAATCCAATATCGCCAGAGTTAATATGTTCGTAGATCAGTATATCAACCGGGCTATCCCGTTCGGCGCAGCCATACCTTTCTTTATCTACTATTCCGCAAACCAGAATCGTTGATGGTTGAGATAAATATATAATGGCCGTGTTTGTGTATAAACTATGGAGGATACATCTGTGACAGATCAGAGTGATCAGCACCAGACCTTGCCTTTTGGCGGCCTTCGCGATTTTCTCACAATCGTGTTCAAGCATAAAGCTAAGATAATCGGTATATTTTCTATTTGTTTTGTAATAGCCACTGCAATTGCTATTCAGCTTCCCCGGACATATGAGGCTAAGAGCATTCTCTTGGTGAAGCTTGGGAGAGAATTCAGCAGACCGGAAGTAGGGGCTTCAGGTCAGGGCCTAGCGATTTCGCCGGAAACGATCATGGAAAGCGAAATACAAATACTTACCGGGAAGGAACTTATTAGCAAAGTGATCGACTCGGTGGGACTGGCTAATATATACCCTGATTTAAATAAGATGCCAAAAAATGGGATGCAGCAGGCTCAGGCAATCAGGATGTTTGAAGGGAGTCTTGCTGTGACTAATCCCTCAAAATCAACTTTACTTCACGTGGCTTTCACACACCAAAACCCCTATATTGCTGCTAAAGTTGTGAACACTCTTGTGGACAATTTTAAGGATAAGCATTTGGAGGTTTTTAAGGGTGACACCACCTCATTCCTTAAGAGCCAACGGGATATTTTTCAGGAGAAACTTAGAGAAAGTGAAGACAACCTTAAAAGATTCAAGGAAAAAAATCGAATATTCTCTTTCGACGAGCAGAAAAGCAGCTTAATTGAACAGATAGGCGCTCTGGACGGAAGCTTGAAAATGGCACAAAGTCAAATAAATGAGTTGGAGCAAAAGGCAGCTTTTATCCGGAGTTCCCGGTGGAATACTGACACCCATCAAGAGATGAGAACCCATCTCTTAACACTCCAGCAGAAGGAAAGGGAACTCCTCGAAAAATACACAGAAGACAGCAAGACGGTACAGATCGTGCGCGGTGAGATTCAGGCGACTAAAGACGGCATCAAGAAAAATCTTGAGGAGTTAAGACAGTTGGAGCTTACCAAGATAGAGGG carries:
- a CDS encoding SLBB domain-containing protein gives rise to the protein IILKSFGFRKIMVDGQVVQPGTVDLRGPTTVMSAIAQARGAKETARLSNIIVIRKDFNGKPAGTNVDLQKVIDGTDFSQDITLMPYDIVYVPKSNIARVNMFVDQYINRAIPFGAAIPFFIYYSANQNR
- a CDS encoding GumC family protein; the protein is MTDQSDQHQTLPFGGLRDFLTIVFKHKAKIIGIFSICFVIATAIAIQLPRTYEAKSILLVKLGREFSRPEVGASGQGLAISPETIMESEIQILTGKELISKVIDSVGLANIYPDLNKMPKNGMQQAQAIRMFEGSLAVTNPSKSTLLHVAFTHQNPYIAAKVVNTLVDNFKDKHLEVFKGDTTSFLKSQRDIFQEKLRESEDNLKRFKEKNRIFSFDEQKSSLIEQIGALDGSLKMAQSQINELEQKAAFIRSSRWNTDTHQEMRTHLLTLQQKERELLEKYTEDSKTVQIVRGEIQATKDGIKKNLEELRQLELTKIEGELGIIKVRANSLKGQLGQAHGELRVLDSLGRELQALKRDVSQHEQNYQTYVKKLEESLIMDDMDRQKIIAISVLEKAMPPVSPKTRKLKSGQMVAVGSFGGLAGGVALAILLEASVMTTPRNAERRLGLPVMVAITKK